A window from Drosophila subobscura isolate 14011-0131.10 chromosome O, UCBerk_Dsub_1.0, whole genome shotgun sequence encodes these proteins:
- the LOC117898151 gene encoding glycine receptor subunit alpha-4, which translates to MTKRKVDILVSLTLICWLRLATAHTMDLSHLQMNLAGNGSITPASSTNTNNYNVTLNLTESPLLNTCPSLTNADSLTQTELIARLTDSCRYDRLEPPTTLSDIGNDDPVDVYARFYIYVLKNLDSSDLQFMVQGLLQFRYVDARLAFATYAPNRKQPVMGQAILRQSLWVPHIFLANEQSSTVLGTNEKDMLTTIYPDGTVLISTRIQATLYCWMNFQKFPFDEQKCTTILESWMYNTSVLQLHWETTNPVSFDSQLQLTEYNLIGSLYNESIEVSDESSMSHGALQGNYSTLSFTVMLTREVGYYVIDYFLPSIMIVTISWVTFWLQADQTPARTTLGCTTLLSFITLSLSQENNLSKVSYVTMSEVWFLVCTIFIFGSLVEFAFVNTIWRRNNNLELKKRTTKYIVKSTFVPKRSRRGYNRSQSSMSTTSMDKGCGANNTVITIETPIIIGNGLSRENSSVSLAESDMGSASTANLTDSEKEKPAQTFATMTPKEVSLWIDRKMRFVFPLAFILFNALFWTLVYCL; encoded by the exons ATGACTAAGAGAAAAGTGGATATTCTCGTGTCACTGACGCTGATCTGCTGGTTGAGATTGGCGACTGCACACACAATGGATCTTAGCCATCTTCAGATGAATTTAG CTGGAAATGGTTCCATAACGCCAGCTTCCTCTACCAACACAAACAATTACAATGTCACTCTTAACCTCACGGAGTCTCCATTGCTAAACACCTGTCCATCGCTGACCAATGCCGATTCGCTGACCCAAACGGAGCTGATCGCTCGCCTGACCGACAGCTGCCGCTACGATCGGCTGGAGCCACCCACTACCCTTTCGGATATCGGGAACGATGATCCTGTGGATGTGTATGCGCGATTCTACATCTACGTGCTGAAGAACCTGGACTCGAGCGACTTACAGTTCATGGTGCAGGGGCTGCTGCAGTTTCGCTACGTGGATGCTCGATTGGCATTCGCCACGTATGCCCCCAATCGGAAACAGCCCGTGATGGGGCAGGCGATTCTAAGGCAGTCGCTGTGGGTGCCGCACATCTTTCTGGCCAACGAGCAGAGCTCCACTGTGTTAGGTACGAACGAAAAGGATATGCTGACGACCATTTATCCCGACGGGACTGTACTCATTTCAACGCGCATCCAGGCGACGCTCTACTGTTGGATGAACTTCCAGAAGTTTCCCTTCGATGAGCAGAAGTGCACCACCATCCTGGAGAGTTGGATGTACAACACCtcggtgctgcagctgcactggGAGACCACGAATCCGGTCAGCTTCGACAGTCAGCTGCAGTTGACGGAATACAATCTGATCGGTTCGCTCTACAATGAGTCCATCGAAGTCTCAGACGAGAGTTCCATGTCCCACGGCGCATTGCAGGGCAACTACAGCACCCTGAGCTTCACTGTGATGCTTACCCGCGAGGTGGGCTACTATGTGATTGATTACTTTCTGCCCTCGATCATGATAGTGACCATCTCGTGGGTGACCTTCTGGCTGCAGGCTGATCAGACCCCGGCTCGCACCACCCTCGGTTGCACCACCCTGCTGTCGTTCATCACACTGTCCCTGTCGCAGGAGAACAACCTGTCGAAGGTTAGCTATGTCACAATGTCGGAGGTGTGGTTTCTGGTCTGCACCATCTTCATCTTCGGCAGCCTCGTTGAGTTCGCCTTCGTGAACACCATTTGGCGGCGCAACAACAATCTGGAGCTGAAGAAGCGCACCACCAAGTACATTGTGAAGTCGACATTTGTGCCAAAGCGTAGCCGTCGGGGCTACAAtcgcagccaaagcagcatGAGCACCACCAGCATGGACAAGGGCTGTGGTGCGAACAACACAGTCATCACCATCGAGACCCCCATCATCATTGGCAACGGTCTCAGTCGAGAGAACTCCTCCGTAAGTCTTGCGGAATCGGATATGGGTTCCGCCTCGACGGCAAATCTGACCGATTCGGAAAAGGAGAAGCCTGCCCAGACATTTGCCACCATGACACCCAAGGAGGTATCCCTGTGGATCGATCGCAAAATGCGTTTCGTCTTTCCACTGGCATTCATACTGTTCAATGCCCTGTTCTGGACTTTGGTCTACTGTCTATAG